One Urechidicola croceus genomic window, TTGTAATGATGGATTTCCTATTTCAACATCTACAATAACTTCTTTGTCAAAAACCACAATGTTTTTAACGGAATTACTTTCAACTAAACTTTTTCCTTCTCCGGGAGCAGTAATGTTTTCTAGTGCTTGTAATATATCTTTTTTGTTAAGTGTCATTTACAATTTAGATTTTGTCTAAAGTGCAAATATACTGCGAAATGTTTAGAATTATACTAGGTATAATATTGAAATGCTTTATAGATATATTTAGATTGGTTATTCTAATTCATCTGAAGGGTTCCAAAAAATAGTTTCGAAATCTTGTATTTGATTATTGATAACCTTTACACCTTCGCTTTCCAGCAGTTGTTGCATTAAATTAGTACCATCAAAATGATGTTTTCCAGTCAATAATCCTTGTTTGTTTACAACTCTATGTGCGGGAACCGTATCATCATTGTGTGAAGCATTCATTGCCCAACCTACCATTCTTGCAGATCTAGCAGCCCCTAAATATTTAGCGATTGCTCCATAACTTGTGACTCTTCCATATGGAATTTGTCTAGCAATTGTATAAGATTTTTCGAAGAAGTTGTCGTTTGGATTCATCGAAATAAAAGTATGTTAATTGAACTAATAATTCAATTTAAATTTAATATAAGTAATAGCTTTTCCCGTTTCTAAATACTGACTTTCATAAAAAGTTTGTGTAGAAATCACTTCTTCAGGAGAATGTTGTATATTGTTATATACATTATGATGTGCATATAGAATTTCATGATTTTCACCATGTAGTACTCCTAATGTGTAACCGTGCATGAATTCACTATCAGTTTTTAAATGTACAAGACCATCTGGTTTAAGAATAGTATGATATTTTTTTAAAAACTCTTGATTGGTAAGTCTATGTTTTGTTCGGGTATATTTAATTTGAGGATCTGGAAAAGTAATCCAAATTTCATCAACTTCATTTTCTTCAAAGCACAAATTTATAAGTTCAATTTGTGTACGTAAAAAACCAACATTCTGCATTTTATTTTCTAATGCAGTTTTAGCTCCTCGCCAAAAGCGAGCACCTTTTATATCAACACCGATAAAATTTTTATTTGGATTTTTTTCTGCTAATGCAAGAGTATATTCACCTTTTCCACAACCTAGTTCAAGAATAATAGGGTTGTTATTTTTAAAGAATGTACTCCATTTTCCTTTTAAAGAAAAACCAGAAAACACATCATCTCTCGTCGGCTGAATAACATTTGAGAATGTATCATTCTCTCGAAATCGTTTCAGTTTGTTTTTACTTCCCACAGGAAAATAGATTAAATAAAAGTGAAGAATTTAGAACTATTCTGTTCCTTGTTGTTTGAATTGTTTCAATTGACCCATCCAATAAACGAATGCAACCATTGAAATAATAACAAAAATCCAACTGATAGTATTTTGAGTCCACCAACTTGAAATATCGTTACGAATCCAATCCATTGGTTTAAACCCTACATTCGTGAAAAAATCACCGATAGCCCTAAAAATATTGTTTGCAATCATTATTAATTGTATTTACTTTGCAAATGTATAAAAACAAAATATGATTGCCAATTTTTTTAAGAAAACTAAACCCATACATGCCATATTTATAGGGGCGTTATTTTTAGTTTATTATTTAATGGCCGTTTTGGGGTATAAAAACTTAAACTTTTCTTTTTTAGAAGTATTTGTTCAATTAGGAATATTGCTTTTATTTGTTGTTATATTTTTTTTAATTCGATTTATAAATAGAAAGAATTTTTTATCAGGTTTAAATTCTTATGTTTTGTTATTATTTGCAGTGTTATTTGGAATTTTTCCAAAGACTTTAGAACTACAAAACATTTTTATTGCACACTTTTTTTTATTACTGTTTTTTAGAAGGGTTTACAGTATTCGAACAAATAAGAATATTAAGCAAAAATTATTTGACAGTGGCTTTTGGATTGCCGTAGCTTCAATTTTTTATATATGGTGTATGCTTTTTTTAATTTTAGTATATATTGCGATATTGGTAAATGACAAGAAGCAAACAAGGCATTTAATTATACCTTTAGTTGGGTTTGCTACACCGTATTTTATATTACTTACATACTATATTTTTACTGATAATTTTGATGTGTTTTTAGATTATTTAGTATTTAAATATAGTTTAGATTTTGGAGGATATTTACAATTAAACGTATTATTTCCGGCTATATTTTTACTGATAATTTCAGTTTGGGGGATTTTGAAGGTAAGTACAAATATTTTTTCGTTAACCAACGATTTAAAACCTTCATGGTTGTTAATTATAACTCATTTTATTATTGCTCTTTATATTGCAATATTTGCAGTTGAAAAAAATGGATCAAGTTTTATTTTTACTTTTTTTCCGATTGCAATTATAATTGCTAACTATCTTCAAATATTAGAATTGAAAATATCTAAAGAAATAGTAATCTATAGTTTACTAATACTATCAATAAGTATTTATTTTTTATAATTTTTTGCCGAAAGATAGATCTCCAGCATCACCTAATCCAGGAATAATATAGCCTTTATCGTTTAGTTTGTCATCAATAGTAGCAATCCATAAATGTGTGTTTTTAGGAAAGTGATTTTTAATATATTCAACACCTTCTTTTGAGGCAATTACAGCAATTAAATGAATTTCTTTAGGAGTTCCGTTTTTTAATAATGCTTCATAAGTACTAACTAATGATTGTCCAGTGGCAAGCATTGGATCAGCAAGAATTAAAGTTTTATTATTAAATGAAGGAGAAGCCAAATATTCAACTATAATTTCAAACTCATGTTCATTTAAATGTTTTCTATATGCCGAAATAAAAGCATTTTCTGAAGAGTCAAAATAATTTAAAATTCCATTATGTAATGGTAGCCCAGCACGTAAAACAGAACATAAAACAATTTTGTTTTCCGGTAAATTTGTAAACTTTGAACCTAAAGGAGTATTAATTTCATGAACTTGGTAGTCTAATTGTTTACTTAATTCATAACTTAAAATCTCCCCAATTCGCTCAATATTTCTTCGAAATCTCATACTATCTTTCTGAATATTAGCATCTCTTATTTCTGAAATAAATTTATTTAGTATTGAATCAGTATTCCCAAAATTGTGGACAATCATAATATTTAATTTTTACAAAGATAATTTTTTAAAGTAGATTTTAATTATGAAAAAATATTGTATATTGGACTGCCCCAAAAGATTTATTAACATTTAAAAAAAAAGATTAAAATTATGGGATTATTTTCATTTATTAAGAATGCCGGAGCAAAAGTATTTGGTATTGGTAAAACTACCGAAGAAGAAGCTGCAGAAGCTGCGTCAAAATTAGTAAACGCAGTTGAAACATTAGGTTTCAATGTTACAGATTTAAACATTGAAGTAGATGATGAAACTGCAACTGTATGGGGTGAAGCAGATTCACAAGCAACACGCGAAAAAGTTGTATTAGTAGTTGGTAATACAGAAGGGATAGGTTCAGTTGATGATAGAATGACTGTTGTCGTTGCTGAAGTTGAAGAACCAGTTGCTCAATTTCATACTGTAGTTTCAGGTGATACACTTGGGAAAATTGCTAAAACTTATTATGGAAATGCTATGAAGTATCCGGTTATTTTTGAAGCCAATAAACCAATGCTTTCTCATCCTGATAAAATTTATCCAGGTCAAGTTTTAAGAATTCCTTCTTTAGATTAAAGTAGAAAGTTAAACAGTATATAAAAAACGCTCACATATTGATTGTGAGTGTTTTTTTTTTTGAATTAATAAAAGAATTATTTTCACCTTTGTAATTCAAATATTCTAAATGAAAGGAAGAAATTTAGCATTGTTATCGGCATTTTGTGCAACATTGATTTATGCATTGAATTATTCGATAGCTAAAGATGTTATGCCATTGTATATTAAACCATTCGGATTTATTATTTTAAGACTATCTGGCGCTCTTGTACTTTTTTGGATTGCTAGTTTTTTTATTAAAAAAGAAAAAATTGAACGGAAAGATTTTATACCAATTTTTTTTGCAGCGTTATTTGGGGCAGCATTTAACATGTTAACCTTTTTCAAAGGATTAAGTTTAACAACACCTATTAATGCGGCAGTTATTATGGTAACTACACCAATATTGGTATTCATTCTTTCCCTAATATTTTTACAAGAAAAATTAATTAAGCGCAGAATAATTGGAGTTGTTATAGGATTAATAGGAGCAATAATACTTATTTATTATGGGCCAAAATCTGCAGTAAATGCTCCAAATATATTTTTAGGAAATATATATGTATTTATAAACGCTTCGCTATATGCATTTTACATGATTATTGTAAAAAAATTAATTGGAAAATATCATCCATTGACGTTTGTAAAATGGATGTATTTATTTGGTTTAATTATAGTTATTCCTTTTGGATATAATGAATTGATGGAAGTAGAATGGAATAACATGCCTATAAATATTTACTACGCAGTATTATTCGTAGTTATTGGAACGACTTTTTTAACGTACTTATTTAATTTATTAGCTCTTACAAAATTAAAGCCAACGACGGTAAGTTCATTTGTCTATTTACAACCAGTAATTACAACTGTTTTTGCACTTTTATTAAAAAGTGACACACTTAATATTGTGAAAATTGTTGCGGCTATTCTTATATTCTTAGGAGTATATTTAGTAAGTAAACCGGCAAAGCAAAATGCTTAAATGTTAAAATTGTGTACCTTTGCGTAATTTTATTTTTCGCAGATGATACAATCAATGACCGGTTACGGTAAAACCGAACTACAATTACCAACAAAAAAAGTAACTATTGAGATAAAATCTTTAAATAGTAAAAACTTAGATTTAAACGTAAGAACTCCTTCATATTACAAAGAAAAAGAACTTGAAGTTCGTAAAAAGATTGCGAATAAATTAGTTCGTGGAAAAGTAGATTTTTCAATTTTTGTTGAGTCTATAGGGTCGATTGTTTCTTCTCAAATAAATGAAGATGTTGTAAAATCATATATAAAGCAACTAAAAGGAATGTCAAATGCTTCAGAATTAGAATTATTACAAATGGCAATGCAACTTCCTGAAACTATTCAAAGCAAAAGGGAAGAGTTAGATGAAAACGAGTGGAGTTTGATTGATAATGCTATAAATGAAACACTTGATAAAATAGTTGTTTATCGAAAAGATGAGGGAGCTACTTTAAAGAAAGATTTTGAAAAGCGTATAAAAATTATTGATGATTTATTATTTCAAGCAGTTGAATTAGATCCTCAGAGAATTGAAAGTATTAAAGAGAAATTGCAAAAAGCAATTGTTGAACTAGAGGTAAAAGTTGATGAGAATCGATTTGAGCAAGAATTAATTTATTATTTAGAAAAGTTAGATATTACTGAAGAAAAAGTTCGTCTTAAAAACCATTTGGAATATTTTTTGAAAGAATTACTTTCAGATAATTCTAATGGTAAAAAACTAGGTTTTATTACTCAAGAAATTGGAAGAGAAATTAATACTATTGGATCGAAATCAAATTTTGCAGAGATGCAAAAAGTGGTAGTTCAAATGAAAGATGAATTAGAAAAAATAAAAGAACAAAACTTAAACGTTCTCTAATGAAAAAAGGAAAACTCATAGTATTTTCGGCACCATCAGGTTCTGGTAAAACAACGATTGTACGTCATCTTTTAAAGCAACCTGAACTAGGTTTGGAGTTTTCTATTTCTGCAACTTCACGTGAGAAAAGAGGCCAAGAAGTAGATGGAGAAGATTATTATTTTTTATCCGCTAAAGAATTCAAAACCAAAATAAAAAATGACGAATTTTTAGAATGGGAAGAAGTATATAGAGATAGTTTTTATGGAACTCTAAAAACAGAGGTTGAACGTATTTGGGCTAAGGGCAAACATGTGATATTTGATATTGATGTTTCAGGTGGATTAAGAATTAAAAGAAAATTTCCAGAAGAAACATTGGCAATATTTGTAAAGCCACCTAGTATTGATGAATTGAAAATACGATTAAAAAAGCGTCAAACCGAAAGTGAAGATAAAATCAATATGCGAGTTGCAAAAGCATCTGCTGAGTTAGCAACTGCGCCATTATTTGATTATATTATTGAAAATAATGTGTTAGAAGACGCATTAGTTGAAGCTAATAAACTAGTTGGAGATTTTGTAGGGGCTAAAAAAAAAGAAATAAAAGAATGAATGTAGGATTGTATTTTGGAAGTTTTAATCCTATCCATATTGGGCATTTAATAATAGCCAATCATCTAGTAGAACATTCTGATTTAGATCAAATATGGCTTGTTGTAACACCTCACAATCCACATAAAAAAAAGAACTCATTACTAGACAATCATCATAGATTAGCAATGGTTAATATTGCTGTCGAAGAATATCCAAAAATAAAATCATCAAATATTGAGTTTGATTTACCGCAACCATCTTATACAGTAAACACTTTAGCACACATTACTGAAAAATATCCAGATTATGATTTTAGTTTGATAATGGGTGAAGATAATTTAAAGAGTTTTCATAAGTGGAAAAACTATAGAACTATTCTTGAAGGACATGATATTTATGTATATCCAAGAATATCAAAAGGTCATATTGAATCTCAATTTGACAATCATCCAAGAATTCATAAAGTTGATGCCCCAATAGTTGAGATTTCATCTACTTTTATTCGAAATTCAATCAAAGATAAAATAAATGTTCTTCCGCTACTACCTTTTAATGTTTGGCAATATATAGATCAGATGAATTTTTACAAGAAGTAAAAATTATAGTTTTATTAAGAATTACAAATACCTTTTGTACTTAATCAAATAAAAATCCGTTGTATATTTGCTCTTAATAAATACAATGGCAAAAAAGAAACCCAATAAAAAGAAATTTAGGCAAAAACTCATTCATAAATACAGAATGGTAGTCATAAATGAAGATACTTTTGAAGAAAAGATATCATTCAAATTAAGTCGATTAAATGTATTTATTTTTGGTGGGCTATTTACAATATTATTAATTGGATTGACTACTATTTTAATAGCTTTTACACCTTTGAGAGAGTATATACCAGGATATTCATCGGCTAAACTTAGAAAAGATGCCAATTATTTATTGACTAAAGTTGATTCTTTGGAAAGAGAAATTGCAGGGAATGAAGTTTATTTTTCAGAAATAAAAAATGTATTGAAAGGAAATGTTTCAGGATTTGAATTTGACAAAGATTCTGTTATTGAAACTTTTAAATTTGATATTGACTCCTTGCCAATAAATGCCTCAGAAACCGATTCTTTATTTAGAACAGAAATTGAAAGAGCTGATAAATTTAGTTTTTTTGAAGAGGCAAAAAAAGATGCGGGAATTGTATTTTTTGCACCGATTACAGGAACTATTACATCCGATTATAACATAAATCAAAAACACTATGCAATAGATATTGCTGTTAAAACAGGTACTCCTGTAAAAGCCGTGGCAGATGGTACTGTAATTTTTGCTGAATGGACTGCTCAAACAGGTCATGTTATCATTTTGGAGCATGCTAAAGGTTTTATATCAATTTATAAACACAATGGAGCATTGCATAAACAACAAGGAGATTTAGTAAAATCTGGTGAAGTAATTGCAAGTTCTGGTTCTACTGGAGAATTCTCAACAGGACCGCATTTACATTTTGAATTATGGAATGATGGATATCCAGTTGATCCAATTAATTTTATTGATTTTGAATAAATTATGATAAAGTCAATTCTTGCTATACCTTATGCAAATAGAATAACCAAACGTATTCATAAGTGGGCGAACAACCCAAAAAAAACCCAACAGAAAGTATTTAAAAAACTGATTCGAGAAGGTAGAAATACAACTTTTGGTAAGGATCATAATTTTGAAGAAATTGTTACCTATGAAGATTTTAAAAAAAACATTCCAATAAGAGATTATGAAGGGTTAAAACCTTATGTGAATAGAATTATTGAGGGAGAATCTGATGTTTTATGGAAAGGTAAACCAACTTATTTTGCCAAAACTTCTGGAACAACATCTGGAGCAAAATATATTCCACTTACTAAGGAATCAATGCCTGCACATATAGAAGGAGCTAGAAATTCTTTAATGATGTATATCAATCGAAAAAGAAATGCCGATTTTGTGAATGGAAAAATGATTTTTTTACAAGGAAGCCCTGAACTCAACGAGAAAAATGGAATTAAAATAGGAAGGTTATCGGGTATTTCTGCTCATTATGTTCCCAAATATTTACAAAAAAATAGGTTGCCGAGTTACGAAACTAACTGTATTGAAGATTGGGAAACTAAAGTTGAAAAAGTTATTGATGAAACAATTAATGAAAACATGACATTAATTGGTGGAATTCCATCATGGGTTCAAATGTATTTTGAAAGAATAGTTGCAAGAACAGGTAAAAAAGTAGGAGAAGTATTTCCAAATTTTAATTTATTTGTATATGGTGGAGTAAATTATGAGCCTTACAGAAAGAAATTTGAAGATTTAATTGGCCGTAAAGTTGATTCTATTGAATTGTATCCTGCGTCTGAAGGGTTTATTGCATTTCAAGATACAGATGAAAAGGGAATGCTTTTAACGTTAAATTCAGGTATTTTTTATGAATTTATTCCTGCGGATGAATTTTATAATGAAAATCCAACAAGAATTTCAATTAACGAAGTACAATTAGAGGTAAACTATGTTATTATTTTAAATACCAATGCTGGACTTTGGGGATATAATATTGGTGATACTATTGAATTTACATCTTTAAAGCCTCATAGAATTATTGTAACTGGTCGTATCAAGCATTTTATATCTGCATTTGGGGAACATGTTATTGGAAAAGAAGTGGAAGATGCTATGGAGTCGGCGACTAAGTTAATAAATGCAAGTGTTACAGAATTTACAGTTGCACCAAAGATTGAAGTTGAGAATGAATTGCCATATCATGAATGGTTTGTAGAATTTGAAAATGAACCAAATGATTTAAAAGCTTTTGCAAAAATTATTGATGATAGTTTACAAAAACAAAACAGTTACTATTTTGATCTAATTGAAGGTAAAGTTTTACAGCCTTTGAAAATTACTAAAATTAAAAAAAGTGGGTTTCATTATTATATGAAATCTGTTGGTAAATTAGGCGGCCAAAATAAAATCCCTAGACTTTCTAATGATCGAAAAATTGCTAATGAATTATCCAAATTTAGTGAAAAATGAAAGTTTTATCAGTAAATATTGGAAAGCGAAAAATTGTTTCATGGAGGGGAAAAGATGTTGAAACAGGGATTTTTAAATATCCTGTAGATAAATCTATTTTTCTTGGAAAAGAAGATGTAGAAAATGACGCTGTTGTTGATCGAAAATATCATGGAGGAATAGACAAAGCGGTTTATGGTTATTCTTTTGAACATTATGATTATTTTAAAAAATTACACCCAGATTTAGATTGGAATTATGGAATGTTTGGAGAAAACATTACATTTTCTAGATTAAATGAGGATGAAATTACTGTTGGTAGTATTTATAAATTAGGTGAATGTAAACTCGAAGTGTCAAAACCTAGACAACCATGTTATAAGTTAGGTATTCGATTTAACACTCCCAAAATTGTAAAACAGTTTTGGAATTCCTCAAAGAGCGGAATATATTTTAAGGTTCTTGAAACAGGAAATGTAAAAGTAGATGATGAATTAGTATTACTTAATAAACTATTAGATGCTTCAACAATTGCTGAAGTGTACGAGACCAAAAAATAAAACCCTTACTCATTGAGTAAGGGTTTTGGAATTCTATTTAAGATAAGGAGAATTACTTTTTTAAAGCCTCTAAGATATCTTTTAATAAATCATTGTCAGATGGTCCTGCTGGAGCTGGTTCTTCAACTGGAGCTTTTGTTTTGTTATAAGCTTTTACAATTAA contains:
- a CDS encoding MGMT family protein, whose translation is MNPNDNFFEKSYTIARQIPYGRVTSYGAIAKYLGAARSARMVGWAMNASHNDDTVPAHRVVNKQGLLTGKHHFDGTNLMQQLLESEGVKVINNQIQDFETIFWNPSDELE
- the trmB gene encoding tRNA (guanosine(46)-N7)-methyltransferase TrmB, with amino-acid sequence MGSKNKLKRFRENDTFSNVIQPTRDDVFSGFSLKGKWSTFFKNNNPIILELGCGKGEYTLALAEKNPNKNFIGVDIKGARFWRGAKTALENKMQNVGFLRTQIELINLCFEENEVDEIWITFPDPQIKYTRTKHRLTNQEFLKKYHTILKPDGLVHLKTDSEFMHGYTLGVLHGENHEILYAHHNVYNNIQHSPEEVISTQTFYESQYLETGKAITYIKFKLNY
- a CDS encoding DUF6341 family protein, which produces MIANNIFRAIGDFFTNVGFKPMDWIRNDISSWWTQNTISWIFVIISMVAFVYWMGQLKQFKQQGTE
- a CDS encoding DUF6427 family protein, with amino-acid sequence MAVLGYKNLNFSFLEVFVQLGILLLFVVIFFLIRFINRKNFLSGLNSYVLLLFAVLFGIFPKTLELQNIFIAHFFLLLFFRRVYSIRTNKNIKQKLFDSGFWIAVASIFYIWCMLFLILVYIAILVNDKKQTRHLIIPLVGFATPYFILLTYYIFTDNFDVFLDYLVFKYSLDFGGYLQLNVLFPAIFLLIISVWGILKVSTNIFSLTNDLKPSWLLIITHFIIALYIAIFAVEKNGSSFIFTFFPIAIIIANYLQILELKISKEIVIYSLLILSISIYFL
- the upp gene encoding uracil phosphoribosyltransferase, with translation MIVHNFGNTDSILNKFISEIRDANIQKDSMRFRRNIERIGEILSYELSKQLDYQVHEINTPLGSKFTNLPENKIVLCSVLRAGLPLHNGILNYFDSSENAFISAYRKHLNEHEFEIIVEYLASPSFNNKTLILADPMLATGQSLVSTYEALLKNGTPKEIHLIAVIASKEGVEYIKNHFPKNTHLWIATIDDKLNDKGYIIPGLGDAGDLSFGKKL
- the lysM gene encoding peptidoglycan-binding protein LysM, producing MGLFSFIKNAGAKVFGIGKTTEEEAAEAASKLVNAVETLGFNVTDLNIEVDDETATVWGEADSQATREKVVLVVGNTEGIGSVDDRMTVVVAEVEEPVAQFHTVVSGDTLGKIAKTYYGNAMKYPVIFEANKPMLSHPDKIYPGQVLRIPSLD
- a CDS encoding DMT family transporter; this encodes MKGRNLALLSAFCATLIYALNYSIAKDVMPLYIKPFGFIILRLSGALVLFWIASFFIKKEKIERKDFIPIFFAALFGAAFNMLTFFKGLSLTTPINAAVIMVTTPILVFILSLIFLQEKLIKRRIIGVVIGLIGAIILIYYGPKSAVNAPNIFLGNIYVFINASLYAFYMIIVKKLIGKYHPLTFVKWMYLFGLIIVIPFGYNELMEVEWNNMPINIYYAVLFVVIGTTFLTYLFNLLALTKLKPTTVSSFVYLQPVITTVFALLLKSDTLNIVKIVAAILIFLGVYLVSKPAKQNA
- a CDS encoding YicC/YloC family endoribonuclease, producing MIQSMTGYGKTELQLPTKKVTIEIKSLNSKNLDLNVRTPSYYKEKELEVRKKIANKLVRGKVDFSIFVESIGSIVSSQINEDVVKSYIKQLKGMSNASELELLQMAMQLPETIQSKREELDENEWSLIDNAINETLDKIVVYRKDEGATLKKDFEKRIKIIDDLLFQAVELDPQRIESIKEKLQKAIVELEVKVDENRFEQELIYYLEKLDITEEKVRLKNHLEYFLKELLSDNSNGKKLGFITQEIGREINTIGSKSNFAEMQKVVVQMKDELEKIKEQNLNVL
- the gmk gene encoding guanylate kinase, with protein sequence MKKGKLIVFSAPSGSGKTTIVRHLLKQPELGLEFSISATSREKRGQEVDGEDYYFLSAKEFKTKIKNDEFLEWEEVYRDSFYGTLKTEVERIWAKGKHVIFDIDVSGGLRIKRKFPEETLAIFVKPPSIDELKIRLKKRQTESEDKINMRVAKASAELATAPLFDYIIENNVLEDALVEANKLVGDFVGAKKKEIKE
- the nadD gene encoding nicotinate (nicotinamide) nucleotide adenylyltransferase; this translates as MNVGLYFGSFNPIHIGHLIIANHLVEHSDLDQIWLVVTPHNPHKKKNSLLDNHHRLAMVNIAVEEYPKIKSSNIEFDLPQPSYTVNTLAHITEKYPDYDFSLIMGEDNLKSFHKWKNYRTILEGHDIYVYPRISKGHIESQFDNHPRIHKVDAPIVEISSTFIRNSIKDKINVLPLLPFNVWQYIDQMNFYKK
- a CDS encoding M23 family metallopeptidase, encoding MAKKKPNKKKFRQKLIHKYRMVVINEDTFEEKISFKLSRLNVFIFGGLFTILLIGLTTILIAFTPLREYIPGYSSAKLRKDANYLLTKVDSLEREIAGNEVYFSEIKNVLKGNVSGFEFDKDSVIETFKFDIDSLPINASETDSLFRTEIERADKFSFFEEAKKDAGIVFFAPITGTITSDYNINQKHYAIDIAVKTGTPVKAVADGTVIFAEWTAQTGHVIILEHAKGFISIYKHNGALHKQQGDLVKSGEVIASSGSTGEFSTGPHLHFELWNDGYPVDPINFIDFE
- a CDS encoding GH3 auxin-responsive promoter family protein — its product is MIKSILAIPYANRITKRIHKWANNPKKTQQKVFKKLIREGRNTTFGKDHNFEEIVTYEDFKKNIPIRDYEGLKPYVNRIIEGESDVLWKGKPTYFAKTSGTTSGAKYIPLTKESMPAHIEGARNSLMMYINRKRNADFVNGKMIFLQGSPELNEKNGIKIGRLSGISAHYVPKYLQKNRLPSYETNCIEDWETKVEKVIDETINENMTLIGGIPSWVQMYFERIVARTGKKVGEVFPNFNLFVYGGVNYEPYRKKFEDLIGRKVDSIELYPASEGFIAFQDTDEKGMLLTLNSGIFYEFIPADEFYNENPTRISINEVQLEVNYVIILNTNAGLWGYNIGDTIEFTSLKPHRIIVTGRIKHFISAFGEHVIGKEVEDAMESATKLINASVTEFTVAPKIEVENELPYHEWFVEFENEPNDLKAFAKIIDDSLQKQNSYYFDLIEGKVLQPLKITKIKKSGFHYYMKSVGKLGGQNKIPRLSNDRKIANELSKFSEK
- a CDS encoding MOSC domain-containing protein; amino-acid sequence: MKVLSVNIGKRKIVSWRGKDVETGIFKYPVDKSIFLGKEDVENDAVVDRKYHGGIDKAVYGYSFEHYDYFKKLHPDLDWNYGMFGENITFSRLNEDEITVGSIYKLGECKLEVSKPRQPCYKLGIRFNTPKIVKQFWNSSKSGIYFKVLETGNVKVDDELVLLNKLLDASTIAEVYETKK